The Astyanax mexicanus isolate ESR-SI-001 chromosome 4, AstMex3_surface, whole genome shotgun sequence genome segment gctcagactgtgggaagagttttactcaacagagtaatctcaaaaatcaccagcgcattcacacaggagagaaaccgtatcactgctcagactgtgggaacagttttaatcaacagagtgctctcaaaaaacaccagcgaattcacacaggagagaaaccgtattactgctcagactgtgggagaagttttactgcacagagtactctcaaaaaacaccagtgcattcacacatattactgctcagaatgtgggaacaGTTTTAGTCAACAAAATACTCTCATACTGCATCAGTGCTTTCACACAAGagtgaaaccatattactgctcagaatgtgagaagtgttttactacacagactcATCTCAAAGttcatcagcgcattcacacaggggagaaaccgtatcactgctcacactgtgggaggagttttactgcacagagtactctcaaaaaacaccagcgcattcacacaggagagaaaccatatcactgctcagactgtgggaagagttttagtcaacagactcatctcaaactgcatcagcgcattcacacaggagagaaaccgtatcactgctcagactgtgggaagagttttagtcaac includes the following:
- the LOC125801297 gene encoding zinc finger protein 665-like is translated as MEKHQHSVKSFTKQSDLKIHQHIHTGEKPYHCSDCGRSFTAQSTLKKHQRIHTGEKPYYCSDCGKSFNQLSNLKKHQRIHTGEKPYHCSDCGRSFTAQSTLKKHQRIHTGEKPYHCSDCGKSFTQQSNLKNHQRIHTGEKPYHCSDCGNSFNQQSALKKHQRIHTGEKPYYCSDCGRSFTAQSTLKKHQCIHTYYCSECGNSFSQQNTLILHQCFHTRVKPYYCSECEKCFTTQTHLKVHQRIHTGEKPYHCSHCGRSFTAQSTLKKHQRIHTGEKPYHCSDCGKSFSQQTHLKLHQRIHTGEKPYHCSDCGKSFSQQNTLKLHQRIHTGEKPYHCSDCGKSFTQQIHLKNHQHIHTREKNITNL